The segment GGATGAGAAACCTGGGACATAACCTGGCCGCCCAGCGCTTGCTGCGCGAAGCCCGGCTGCGCGTTGCCGAGGGACACGACGACGAGGCACGCGCCCTGCTACATCAGGCCGAGCAGGAGGCCCAGAACGATCCGCACATGCTGGCGTCGATCGGACGCGAATGGATCGCGCTCGGCGAGCCGGAAACCGGTTTGCATCTGGTCAGCGACTGGCTGGCCGCGCACCCGGAGGACCCGCATCTCGACATCCGCCTGCGCTATGGCGAATTGCTGGCAGCGGCCGATCGCGACGAGGCATTGCGCCAGTGGATCGCCGATTCGACCGCCCTGCCCGGGATCACCGACGAACAACGCGCCAGCTTCGCCGACCAGTCACTGCGACTGGCCATCCGCGAGACCGATCGGCGGATCGCCGAAGGCGACTTCAACGGCGCGCGCGACACCCTGTATGCAGTGCCCGAAGCACAGCAACGCGATCGTCGCTGGCTGCTGGAGCTCGCGGACCTGCGCGAGGCCCACGGCGACTTCAAGGGCGCGGCCGATGCGGCGCGTCAGGTGCTGGCCACCGATCCGCACGACGCCAGCGCGCAACTGACGCTGGCGCGTCAGTACGAACGCATGGGCCGCACCGACGAGGCGCTCGACATCGTGCGCACGGTGCTGGCCGAAGCGCCCGAGGACGATATCGACACACGCCTCTCGGTAGCGCGGCGCTTCACCGCGCTGCGGCGCGAGGACGAAGCGGATGCTGTCGTCGATGCACTCGACGCCCGCTTCCCGAATCGCGCCGATATCACCGTGCAACGCGGCCGCATCGCCCAGTCGCGCGGTGATTACAACGATGCGGCGGAGATCTATCGCACCGCACTTGGGCTGGAGCAGCGCGAGAGCGTGCTCCCGGGCCCCGAAGGCACGCCCGCGCAGCGCGCGCTGGCGGGCCTGGAGGCACGTCGCCAGGGCGAAGTGGCGACGGCGGTGTTGCAGTCGAACAAGTCCGGCGACGACGGCATCTCCAAGCTGAACGCCACCGAGATTCCGCTCTATGTGCGGATTCCGAATGGCTATACGGGCCACTATTTTTTCCATGCGGATACCGTGCTGCTCAATGCCGGTACGCTGCAGGCCAACCGCTCGGTCAGTGACCTGCCCTTCGGCAAGATTCCGGCGCTCGGCAACGCCGGGCTCGGGGCGATCGGCCAGACCGACAAGGGTGTGGCCCTGGCCGCCGGCTACGAATACGATGGCGCGTACAACAGCTGGCGCGCCGATATCGGCACCACGCCGCTTGGCTTCACCGAGCAGAACGTGGTTGGCGGCTTCCGCTATCGCGCCGACCTCGGCGTATCGTCGTTCAGCGCGGACATCTCGCGGCGGGCCGTGACGAGTTCGCTGATCTCGTACGCGGGGGCCGTTGATCCCGTCACCGGGGAGCACTGGGGCGGCATCGTGCGCAACGGCGTCCACTTGCGCTATGCGCGCGACGTGGGACGCGTTGGCCTGTTTGCCGACGTCGGCGCCGGCCTCTACACTGGTGACAACGTGAAGACCAATCGCGAAATCACCGTGCGCACCGGCTTCGACGTGCCGGTCTACATGGCTCGAGACCAGAGGGTCTCCAGCGGCCTGGTGCTTAACTACTGGCATTACTCCGACAACCAGCGGTTCTATACGTTTGGACATGGCGGCTACTACAGCCCCCAACGCTATGTGTCGTTCGGCATCCCGCTGGACTGGACCGGGCGGTATCACAAGTGGTCATGGCGCTTCCTTGGCTCGGCAGGGTGGTCATTCACCTACGAGAACGACGCGCCGTACTTCCCGACCCGCCCCGACCTGCAAGCGATGAGCGGCAACGCGATCTACAAGGGCGGTTCGGGCGGTGGCTTCAGCTACACGTTGGGCGCGACGATCGAATACACGCTCGCGCCGCACTGGGTGGTTGGCGCGGCATTCTCGATCGACCGGTCACGCGACTACGCGCCGAACCGTGCCATGGCCTGGCTCCGGTATCTGTTCGACAAGCGGAAAGACCCGGTGCCGTACCCGCCCGCGCCAGTGCGGCCCTACTCGACTTACTGAGCGACATACTGAGCTATCGGGTTCTGTCATGAACGACGTCGAACACTCTG is part of the Cupriavidus metallidurans CH34 genome and harbors:
- a CDS encoding cellulose synthase subunit BcsC-related outer membrane protein, with product MPRHALAPTLALLLASSALPAFAADPAPAAGVSPPATSAQMAQLLAAAKMWEAKNRADMARGILEKALLIDPNQPEALKLMGLIEIRSNRPAEAGKLLAKLRQSAPGSAATLELEDAYRIATRDKREMATIRLLSRSGKDEEAVKRLLLLFPRGAPSGDLARDYYRILSGTPDGRTRAISELRSRTRQNPNDMALQLALGDLLTDRAGTRQEGIGILYRITQRPDGDRKTALDIWRRTLYRVNDDPAYYVWFERYLKEVPDDDAARQTLADLGKKVEEQKRLQADPAYQARQRGLAQLERGQLSEADIALQKAYQKRRNDAEVVGGLGLVRLREGRHDEARELFARAQQLDPSNKWRSLMATATFWGVISKARDANKQGKPAEAEALARKALAQQPGNDSAEGILADALIAQNKDAEAEALLRKMLARPKPDMGALRSLVELLQKEHRDAEIDPLIASVEPRMKGSESEMRAMRADLLSVRAERLLAQQKRSPAIANLEASVRLQPDDAWTRFTLARLYRDLGLPALGRTVMDDGLKAAPTSEMRYATALYLNSVDDIDAATTVLAAVPDAERSEGMRNLGHNLAAQRLLREARLRVAEGHDDEARALLHQAEQEAQNDPHMLASIGREWIALGEPETGLHLVSDWLAAHPEDPHLDIRLRYGELLAAADRDEALRQWIADSTALPGITDEQRASFADQSLRLAIRETDRRIAEGDFNGARDTLYAVPEAQQRDRRWLLELADLREAHGDFKGAADAARQVLATDPHDASAQLTLARQYERMGRTDEALDIVRTVLAEAPEDDIDTRLSVARRFTALRREDEADAVVDALDARFPNRADITVQRGRIAQSRGDYNDAAEIYRTALGLEQRESVLPGPEGTPAQRALAGLEARRQGEVATAVLQSNKSGDDGISKLNATEIPLYVRIPNGYTGHYFFHADTVLLNAGTLQANRSVSDLPFGKIPALGNAGLGAIGQTDKGVALAAGYEYDGAYNSWRADIGTTPLGFTEQNVVGGFRYRADLGVSSFSADISRRAVTSSLISYAGAVDPVTGEHWGGIVRNGVHLRYARDVGRVGLFADVGAGLYTGDNVKTNREITVRTGFDVPVYMARDQRVSSGLVLNYWHYSDNQRFYTFGHGGYYSPQRYVSFGIPLDWTGRYHKWSWRFLGSAGWSFTYENDAPYFPTRPDLQAMSGNAIYKGGSGGGFSYTLGATIEYTLAPHWVVGAAFSIDRSRDYAPNRAMAWLRYLFDKRKDPVPYPPAPVRPYSTY